A single window of Zea mays cultivar B73 chromosome 10, Zm-B73-REFERENCE-NAM-5.0, whole genome shotgun sequence DNA harbors:
- the LOC100273313 gene encoding uncharacterized protein LOC100273313, which translates to MDVGLGGAGSSGRGGGGGRSGSGGGRDSPFALGGGGASAAAWTRLVSSGVEDELVAASGGRGGGGGRAGARAGGLPQGHFLDACFLCRKPLPSNRDIFMYRGDIPFCTEECRTEQIEMDEEMERKESTQKKKLAPRAPSPKDVESAPRPPKARAGSILAG; encoded by the exons ATGGACGTGGGCCTCGGCGGCGCGGGTAGTTCCggcagaggagggggagggggccggAGCGGGAGCGGGGGCGGTCGGGACAGCCCGTTCGCTCTCGGCGGGGGCGGCGCGTCGGCGGCTGCGTGGACCCGGCTCGTCAGCTCCGGCGTGGAGGACGAGCTGGTGGCTGCGTCgggaggaagaggaggaggtggaggacgcGCGGGGGCGAGAGCGGGAGGCCTGCCGCAGGGCCACTTTTTGGACGCCTGCTTCCTCTGCCGGAAGCCCCTCCCCAGCAACCGCGACATCTTCATGTACAG GGGTGACATCCCGTTCTGTACCGAGGAGTGCAGGACGGAGCAGATCGAAATGGACGAGGAGATGGAGCGGAAGGAGAGCACCCAGAAGAAGAAGTTGGCGCCGAGAGCTCCCTCTCCCAAGGACGTGGAGTCCGCGCCGAGGCCTCCCAAGGCCCGGGCCGGGTCAA